From Aptenodytes patagonicus chromosome 1, bAptPat1.pri.cur, whole genome shotgun sequence, one genomic window encodes:
- the GPR143 gene encoding G-protein coupled receptor 143 has protein sequence MASPRLETYCCPNRDAATQLVMNFQPEVFCGVCIGSASISLLLTILQLLPKKGQSPRKMPKASSSSTILLLISICDILGGLGMIFRSSVWLGFPGFIANISVANGTDVWPSAFCVGSAMWIQLLCSAGFWWLFCYAVDSYLVVRRSAGLSTIMLYHMMAWGLAVMLCVEGIALLYYPSLSSCENGLEHAVPHYITTYAPLLLVLVVNPILFRRTVSAVASLLKGRQGIYTEHERRLGTEIQIRFFKIMLVFVICWSSNIINESLLFYLEMQPDINEMLLKNIRSAALITWIIMGVLNPMQGFLFTLAFYGWTGWRVDLKWRKREIPWESMSSSTVGENAYPSPVNYQSNIHDSKKITTTDSQQTDEAISMLSEGNTSGDDRLTRSSPIYQGW, from the exons ATGGCTTCTCCCAGGTTAGAAACCTACTGCTGCCCGAACCGGGATGCAGCTACACAGCTAGTGATGAACTTCCAGCCTGAAGTCTTCTGCGGAGTTTGCATTGGCAGCGCCTCCATCAGTCTGCTACTAACcatcctgcagctcctgccgAAGAAGGGACAGAGCCCGCGGAAGATGCCCAaagcctcctcctcttccaccatCCTTCTCCTTATCTCCATTTGTGACATCCTCGGTGGCTTAG gtatGATCTTCAGGTCAAGTGTATGGCTAGGCTTCCCAGGCTTCATAGCTAACATTTCTGTGGCGAACGGGACCGATGTGTGGCCTTCTGCTTTCTGTGTGGGGAGTGCG atgtgGATCCAGCTATTATGTAGTGCTGGCTTCTGGTGGTTGTTTTGCTACGCCGTTGATTCTTACTTGGTGGTAAGAAGATCAGCTGGACTGAG TACGATTATGCTGTACCACATGATGGCGTGGGGCCTCGCGGTGATGCTCTGCGTGGAGGGAATTGCACTGCTTTACTACCCTTCTCTCTCCAG CTGTGAAAATGGCTTGGAGCATGCAGTCCCACATTACATCACAACCTACGCCCCACTGCTGCTAGTGCTGGTGGTCAACCCAATCCTGTTTAGGAGGACAGTATCAGCAG TTGCCTCCTTACTGAAAGGGAGACAAGGGATTTACACAGAGCATGAGAGACGTCTGGGGACAGAGATCCAGATCCGCTTCTTCAAAATTATGCTGGTATTCGTTATTTG CTGGTCGTCCAATATCATCAACGAGAGCCTTTTGTTCTACCTCGAAATGCAGCCAGATATCAATGAAATGCTCCTGAAAAACATCAGAAGTGCTGCACTGATCACATGGATTATAATG GGGGTTCTTAATCCAATGCAAGGCTTCCTCTTCACGTTAGCTTTCTATGGCTGGACGGGATGGAGAGTGGACCTGAAATGGCGAAAGAGAGAAATACCCTGGGAATCGATGTCCTCATCAACCGTGGGTGAAAATGCCTATCCCTCACCTGTGAACTACCAAAGCAACATCCATGATTCAAAGAAGATAACGACAACTGACAGCCAGCAGACCGATGAGGCTATAAGCATGTTGTCTGAAGGTAACACTAGCGGTGATGACAGGTTAACCAGGAGCTCTCCCATCTACCAGGGCTGGTAG